The window GTTAGGTGGCCGCCCACCAGAGCTCCGATCACGGCTCCGGCGTGGATGCGTTACGTCTGACGCCGCGGCTCGCGCGCCGGGGACCGCCGTTAGGCAACGCCGCCCCGGTCACCCCGCGGAGGTCGGGGACGGGGCGCCCGCTGAAGTGGCCGAACCGCTCCCGCGTCAGCAGCATGACGTACGCGTCCGGTGCAGGAGCGCGGCGAGCGCGTCCACGTCGTACCGCTCGAACGCCTCGACGTAGCGCGCGACGAGCCACGTCTGCTCGGCCGAGAGCGCCCGCGGCGCCACGGCGGGTTGTGGGCGGCGAGCGTCGCGCGGGCGCGCTGCGCGGCGCTGTTCACCGCCGCCACGCTCATCCCCAGACACGCCGCCGTCTCGGCCGCCGACCAGTCGAGCACCTGGGTGAGGAGCAGCACCGCGCGCGCCTCGGGGTCGCAGCCCGACGCGGCCGGCAGCGCCATCGCGTCCGGGATCGGCTCGACCCAGTGCGCGCGCGGGTGCTGGGTGAGCACGACGTCGTCGCGCACGACGCCCGGCGCGTCGGAGCACTCGATCGGGCGCACGCGCCGGCGCGCGCCCGCCGCCAGCGCGTCGAGGCAGACGTTGGTCGCGACGTGCGTGAGCCACGTCTGGAGCGAGGCCCGCGCCTCGAAGCGCCCGATCCCCTTCCAGGCCCGGAACATCGCCTCGTGCACCGCGTCCTCCGCGTCGACCACGGAGCCGAGCATGCGGTAGCAGTGGCCGGTGAGGGCGGGGCGGTACTGTTCGAACTGGAGAGCGGCGGACATGGGCCTACGGTACTACCCCGCGGGAGGGCGCACCACGGGCGGACCGGCGCGCCGGGTCGTCACCGCCTGCCCGACGGGCGGCGCCCACACCTTCACGGCCGCGTAGGTACGGCGGCGTAAGTCCACGCGCGCCCCCCCCTCCACCGCCCTCCTCGGTCCGCCTAACGTTGCCGGCCGCCCTCAGTTCGTGACGACGAGCCCGATCGAGGTGGCCACGAACTCGCCGGCCACCAGCTTCAGGTGGTGCCCCTGCCGGTAGTAGGGCGGGACGTCGTGGTACTGGTCGACCGCGCCCGCGCCCGGGTTGAGGTTCAGCGTGATCTGGTGCCCCGCCTTCCGCAGCCGGTCCGCGAGCGCGAGGATGTCCCGCCGCCGGTAGAGGACCGTCGGGAACCCGGTCATCGTCCGCGTGTTCGACAACACGTTGTACTCCGTCGTGTGCACCGCGACGCCGCCCGGCTTGAGGCAGCGCAGACTGTTCTCCACGAACCTCATCCCGGCCTTCAGGGAGCCGAGGTGCTCCAGCGAGCACGACGACCAGGTGAAGTCGAAATCCCGCAGGTCCGGGTCGATCCGGGTCATGTCCATCGCGCGGTAGGTGACCGCCCGCCGGAACCGCTCGGGGTCGCAGATACCCGCACCGTTTAGCGCCTCCAGGGTGCTCGCGTGCTGGTCGCTCGCGACCCAGCCCGCGCTCTTCGCGTCCTCGACGGGCAGGTCGGTCGCGACGACCCGGCACCCCAGGTCCGCCATCACCGCCGTCAGCGGCTCGGTCCCGACCCCGAAGCCGAGGCCCCGCATGCCGTCGCGGAGCAGCCCGCGCTGCTGCAACACCTCGAGGATGTAGACCCACTCCCAGAGTTTGCGGTTGTAGCGGTGGTGCGCGGGGGCCGGGTCCATCTTCATCCGCAGGCACCACGCGCGGTACAACGGCGACTCGCACTGCCCCTGGGTCGCCAGCTGCGAGACCGGGTGCTCCAGGGTGGGCTCGCCGCCATCCACCGGCCCGACGCGCCGCGGGAGCGACACGTTCGACACGCGGTCGCGGATGGCCTTCGCGACGGATTTCACGCGAGCAACGGATGTCATGATCTCTGATGGTGCGGCGGCAGAGCGGGGCGCGCGCCGGCGGTCGAGGCCGGCCTGCACGCCCGCGCGGGGATCGTATCGGGATAGATACAACGGTCGCGGCTTTCTAGAAGACTCCTTTCGGTAGAGGTTGGAGCCATGGAGCGACTGTCACGACAGCAGCGGCTTCCACCGGAGGTGTGGGAGCGGACCGCCCGGCCGACGCGCGAAGTTCGCGCGCGCGCCCTGCCCCGCTCCGCCGCGCCCGCATGACGCCGCGCGGCGCGGCGGCGCACCCGGAGGTCGTCACCGTCACCCCGAACCCGGCGCTCGACTGGGCGCTCGCCGTCCCCGACTTCATGCCCGGCGCGGTCAACCGCGTCACCGCGGAGCGGCTCACCGCAGGCGGCAAGGGAATCAACGTCGCCGCCGCGCTCGCCGGCTACGGCCATCGGGTGGCCGTGACCGGCCTCCTCGGCGACGCGAACGCGGGCGAGTTCGACGCCCTCTTTGCGCGCGCGGGCATCCGCGACGAGTGCGTCCGCGTGCGCGGCAACACGCGCGTCGCGATCAAGATCACCGACCCCACGCGCCGCCAGACGACCGACGTGAACGCGGCGGGACCGCCGGCGACCGCGGACGACCTTGCTCGACTGCTCGCCCGCGTGGCCGCGCTCGCGGCCGCGCCCACGCCGTGGTTCGTGCTCGCCGGCAGTCTGCCACCCGGCGTTCCGCCGACGCTCTACCGCGACCTCGTGCGCACGCTCACGGCCGCGGGCCACAGCGTCGTGCTCGACGCGAGCGGCGACGCGCTCCGCCACGCGCTCGACGCTCTGCCGGCCGAGGTCGCGGCGCACCCAGCCCCGACGGTCCTCAAGCCGAACGTCCACGAACTCGAGGCGCTCGTCGGCAGGCCGCTGCCGACGCGTGACGCCGTCGCCGCCGTCGCGCGCGCCTACCTCGCCCGCGGGGTCGAACTCGTCGCCGTCTCGCTCGGCGAGGACGGCGCGCTCTTCGTCGGCCGCGACGCGATCGTCCTGGCGCGCCCGCCGCAGGTCGCCGTGCGGACCACCGTGGGGGCGGGCGACGCGATGGTCGCCGGGATCCTCGCCGGGCGGCTCCGCGGCCTTCCGTTCGACGAGGTGGCCCGCCTCGCGACCGCGTTCGCCGTCCACGCGATCGCCGATGTGGAACCGGGCGCCTCGCCCGCGGCGGCCATCGACGCCTTACGCGACCGCGTCGAGGTGCGCGACCTCGGCTGATCCCCGCGCGGCTCCCGATCAGAGCGCGCTGCGGTACGCCGCGACCGTCGCTTCGGCGTACCGCGCCCACGTGAACCGCTCCGCCCGCGCCAGCGCCCGCGCGGCCAGGTCGGCGCGCCGCGCCGGGTCGCGGTACACGTCGGCGATGGCCTGCGCGAGCGCGTCCGTGTCGCGCGGGTCCACCATCAGCCCGGCGTCACCGACCACCTCGGGCAGCGACGACGTGTTGGACGTGATCACCGGCGTCCCGCACTGCATCGCCTCCAGGGGCGGCAGCCCGAAGCCCTCGTAGTAGGAGGGGAACGCGAACGCGAGCGCCCCGCTGTAGAGCGGCGCGAGGTCCTCGTCGTCCACGTAGCCGGCGAAGAGGATCCGGTCGCGCACGTCCCGCTGCCGGCCGATCTCCGCGCGAAGCTCCGCGTGCCCGTACTCCCGCGCACCTGTCAGCACCAAACGCAAGTCGGCGATGCGCTCCGCGCGCACCGCCTCCGCGAACGCGCGGACGAGGCGCGGCAGGTTCTTGTGCGGAAACATCGTCCCGACCGTCAGCACGTACGGCGCGTCGGGGATCCCGTACCGCGCCCGCACCGCGGCGATGTGTGCGGCGTCGCGGCACGGCCGGAAGCGCGCCGGGTCGGCCGCGAGGTACGTGACGCTCACCCGCTCCGGCGCGAACCCGGGGAAGGCGTCGAGGAAGTCGCGCCGCGTGTGCTCCGAGATCGTCAGGACGTGGTCGTCCGGCCCGATGCTCTCGAGGATCTCGCGCATCCACTCGACGCCGCCGAACTCCGGGTAGATCACCGGGATCAGGTCGAGCACCGTCAGGAAGTACCGCACGCGCCGCGCGCGCGCGCCCCGGGGCGGCAGCGCGTTGAACGGCGAGTGGAACACGTCGGCCCGCGCGAGCGCGCCGCGGCCGCTCGCGCGGCTGACCGTGTCCAACGCCCGGTTGACGTCGCCGACGACGCGGTTCGCGAGCCGCATCGGCAGCGCGCCGGTCGCGCTCGCCCCCGTGCGGAGGTGCAGCTCGGCGGTCCGGTCGTACAGCCGTGAGCCGAGGAGCGCGCGCGCCGACACCGGGAACTCGACGCCGCGGAGCGCGGGGTCCCCGCCGACGTAGGCGAGCGCCGACGCGTGGTACACCTCGGTGCCGAGCGTGAGGCGCACCGCGGGCTCGGCGGCCAGCGCGCGGATGCTCTGTTCGATGACGCGGTAGATGCCCGCGCGCATCGAGGAGCGCCGCGGCCCCGCCTGCGCGCGGGCGAGGTACGAGATGTCGAGAAAAACGCGGACCGGGTCGGATGGCAGGGCGGACGTCACGCGCGTGAAGGTAGTCCGGTCCGGTGCGCCGCCGTCACCGCCGGCTCAACAGCCGCTGGCTCAGCCGGGTGGCCGCCCGGACCGGCGCCGTGAGCCGCCACGACCGCGACGACCGCATGGCCGCCAGTTCACCGCGCAGGCGCTCGACCTCGGCCGACCCGTGGGCGACGCGGATCGACAGATCCGGCCGCACGCCGCCCGCCGTCTCGCGCCGCACCCCGAACCCGACTGCGGTCCCCTTCCACCCGACGTCCGGGATGATCGTCAGCGCGAACCCGCATCGCGCGAAGCACTCGGTGATGAACTCGGCCGACCAGCCGCTCTCCCACCATCCGAACTTCCGGATGCAGTAGACCGCGTCGGGGTGGAGCCGCAGCCCCCAGCTGTCCCACCACTCGCGGTTCATCGGCTCCCCGGCCCACATGATCTTGCCGCCCGGCTTGACGCGCCGCGCCAGACGCTCGAGCGTCGCCCACGGCCGCAAACTGTGGTGCAGGCACTCGTAAAAGAACACGAGGTCGTACTCACGGTCGTCGTCGAAGTCGTCGAAGTTCGACTCGACCGCCTCGATCGGCAAACCGAGCCGGGCGGCCCGGCGCCGCACGAGGTCGACGAAGAGCGGGTTGATGTCGACCGCCGTCACGCGCGTCCCGGCGAACGCCATCATCTCCGAACTCAGCCCCCAGCCGCACCCCATATCGAGCACCGCCGCGGCGGGCGGCAGGTCGGCGATCATCAGGCACGCCTGGATCGCGCGCGCGTGCCCGGCGATGAAGCCCACGTCCGGGCTGTTGTAGGGGTTCTGTCCCGCCGCGTGCGCCGCGACGTCGAGCAGCGTCCGCTCGCCCTCCTCCTGGTTGATCTCCCGCCCCGCGATCTCCCGGTAGAGCGCGGCCTGCTGGTCGAAGTACGCGTCGGAGAACGGGTCGAGCGACCGGTCCACCCGCGTCGCGGGCACGTACGTGAAGCCGGCGAAGTACTCCTCGGTCGCCGCGGTCCCGAGTCCGCCCCGGCGGTCGCACTCCGCGACGAACTCGTCGAGGTCGGCCGCCCGCACCGTTCCAACACCCATGACGTCGGTAGGCTGAAGTGTGTCCGCGACTCGCGGTCGTTAGGCGATGGCCGGGTTGCGCCACACCTGGCACCCGTCCCTGTAAAGGCCGAGCTGGTTCGCCTCGTCCGTGTAGACGCACTGCTCGTCCGCCTCGAGCGTCCAGCCGTTCGCGCCCAGCTCGTCCCGGAGCTGCGCCTCGATGTCGCGGCCGTGCGTGCCGATCACGAGGCGATGCACCTTCTGCCGCAGCACACCGCGCGCACTCGCGACGACGTCGTACTCGTGGCCCTGGATGTCGATGTGAACCAGGTCCACGCGCGCGAAGTCGCGCAGGACGGTGGGGATCGAAAGGGACGGCACTCGGACCGTCGCCGCGCGCGGCGGCGCGGCAGCCGGTGCCCGCCCGAGTAGGCGCCGGAGCCCGTGGTACACGGGCCGAGCGACGCGGCGGAACGTCCACGGTTGCGGCTCCGTAAAGATCGCCGCGTCTCCCCACCTGACCGACGGTTCATTATGCACCGGAAATTCAGCGACGCCGTCCGAGGTGCCGACGACCGCGTGCACGAGCCGGTGCCGGCGCGGGTCGATCCCGTTGTCGGCGAAATGCGTGTGCATGTACGCCACGTGGTCGGCAGACCCCTCGATGCCAACGAGCCGGACGTCATCGAGCCCCTTCGCACGAGCCGCAGATGCGAGCGAGACGAGCCACGGCCCCCACCCCGCGCCAAGCTCCACGACGACAAAAGGTACGCCCCGGCAGGCGTCGAGCACGGCGCGTAGCGCGCCGGCCCATTCGACCGTGCTCGCGTGGAAGTTGCCGTCGCCGGCAGGGTAGTCTTCCACGACGCCGCCAGCTTGCGGCAGGGTCGAGATATAGGCCGTCCGCGTCCGCGTCCCCAGGAAGTCGATGAAGAACCCGGGCTCGCCGGACCCTTCGTAACGTGGAAACGCGCGAATGATTTCGGCGTCAGTCATCAGCAATCAATTGGAAGTGGCGGCGCGGCATCGTAAACCGCGGCGGAAAACCCGCAACCTAGTGGCAGCCCGGTGCGCGGCGCGTCAGAGCGCCGCGCGGTAGGCGGCCACGGTGCGCTCGGCGAACCGCGCCCACGTGAACGTCCCCGCCCGGGCGACCGCCCGCCGCGACAGCTCGGCACGCAGCGCCTCATCCCGGTACACCCGCAACAGCGCCTGCGCCAAGGCGTCGACGTCGTACGGGTCGACCATCAGCCCCGCGTCGCCGACCACCTCGGGCAGCGAGGCACGATCCCCCGTGATCACGGGCGTCCCACACTGCATCGCCTCCAGCGGCGGCAGCCCGAAACCCTCATAGTACGACGGGTACACGAACGCCAGCGCGCCGCTGTAGAGCGGGGCCAGGTCCTCGTCGTCCACGTAGCCCGCGAACCGGATGCGGTCGCTCACCGCGCCTAACTGGTCGAGCTCGCGCAGGATCTCGTCGTACCCGCCGCCGCGGGCCCCGGCCAGCACCAGCCGCAGGTCGTCCACCCGTTCGGCGCGCACCAACTCCGCGAACGCCCGCAGCAGGCGCGGGATGTTCTTGTGCGGCGCGAGCGTGCTCAGCGACAGCAGGTACGGCCCGTCGGGCAGCGCGTACTTCGCGCGCACCGCGGCGAGCCGGGCCGGGTCTGCGGCCGGGTAAAAAATCGCCGGGTCGGCCGCGAGCGGCGTCACCGTCACCCGTTCGGGCGCGAGGGCCGGGTACGCCTCCAGCAGGTCGCGCTTGGTGTGCTCCGAAATGGCGAGCACGTGGTCGTCCGGCCCGATGCTGTCGGAAATGCGACGGTTCCAGCCCACCTCCCACGGCGCGACGATGTCCGGGAAGAGCTGTGGGATCAGGTCGAACACCGTGAGGAAGTAGCGAACGCCCCGCGCCCGGTGTGTCGCGGGCGGGAGCGGCAGGAGCGGCGAGTGGAACACGTCGCCCGCGCCGTGCGGCCCCCGCCCGAGCGACAGGGCGAGGCGGTCGAGGGTGCGGTTCGCGTCGGTCGCGAGCCGGTTGGCGACCCGGGCCGCCAACGCCCCGCCCCGCCCCGCCCCGCTCCGGACGTGCGAGGCGACGGCCCAGTCGCGGATCCGAGACTCGAGGCGGCGCCGGCCGAGCCCCGGAAACGGGAGGTCGCGCATCCCGGGGTGGTCCTCGACGTAGCCGAGGGCCAACTCCCAGTTCGCGTCCGCCGCCAGGGTGACCGCGACGCCCGGCTCGGCCGCGACCGATTGGACAGTCTGCTCCACGACCCGATGCAGCCCCGTCCGGTGCGTGGAGCGCCGCGGCCCCTGGTGCACCTCGCCGAGGTGCGTGACGTCGAAGACGACGCGGATCGGGTCGACCGGCGGCCGTGACATCCCCACGGCGCCCGGCCTAACGCGCATCGCGGTAGGTGGCAATCACCCGGTCGGCGTAGCGCGCCCAGGTGAACGTCGCCGCCCGCTCCGCCGACCGCCGGGCCAGGTCGTCGCGCATCGCGCCGTCGCGGTAGACCTGCAGCATGGCCTGCGCGAGCGCGTCGGAATCGCGCGGATCGACCAGAATGCCGGCGTCACCGACCACCTCGGGCATGGACGACGTGTTGGACGCGATCACCGGCGCGCCGCACTGCATGGCCTCGAGCGGCGGCAGCCCGAAGCCCTCGTACAACGAGGGGAACGCGAAGACGAGCGCCCCGCTGTAGAGCGGCGCGAGGTCCGCGTCGTCCACGTAGCCCGTGAAGACGATCCGGTCCTCGAGCCCGTCCAGCCGGCCGGCCTCGGCGAAAATCGCGTCGAACTTCCACCCCCGGTCGCCCGTGAGCACGAGGTGCAGGTCGTCGAGGCGCTCCGACCGGACCAGCGCCGCGAAGCTCCGGATGAGGTGCGCGATGTTCTTGCGCGGCTCGAGCGTGCCCACGCTCAGCACGTACGGCGCGTCCGGGATCCCGTAGCGCGCCCGAACCGCGGCCAGCCGGTCCGCGTCGGCCACGCGGTAGAACTTGCTGCCGTCGGCGGCGAGGTGACTCACCCGCACCCGCTCGGGCGCGATCGACGGGCGGGCCGCGAGGAGATCCTGGCGCGTGCTCTCCGACACCGTCAGCACGTGGTCGTCGGGCCCGATGCTGTCGACGATCTCCCGAAGCCACTCCGGCGCGCCCGACCACGAGAACTCGGGGTGGATGAAGGCGATCAGGTCGTGGATCGTGAGCACGTAGCGCACCCCCGGGAGCCGCCCCCCGCGCGGGGGGAGCGCGTACACCGGGGAGTGGAAGACGTCCGCCCGGGCGAGCGCGCCCAGCCCGACCCCGCCGAACCGGGCGTCGAGCGCGCGGCTCGCGACCCCGACCAGCACGTTAGCCGCGCGCGTCGAAACCGTCCGCAGCGAGTACGCACCGGCCCGGCGGTACTCGGCCGCGGCGCGCGCCTGCAGCCGCGTCGCGAGCCGCCGCCGGCGTGACGCGGTGAACGTCATCCGGTCGGCGTCGGGGTGCGCCGCGACGTGTGCGGCCGTCGTGTCGGGCTTGTACATCGAGCACAACGTCACGGCCACCCCGGGCGTGCTTCCGAGCGTACGCACGGTCTGCTCGACCATCCGGTAGATGCCGGCGCGCGCGTGCGGGATGTGCAGGTTCTCCTGCGTCAGACCGAACACGGTGACGTCGAGCAGAACGCGAAGCGGGCGGGGCATGCGCGGCAGTGCGGGTGAGAGACTGGAAGGCCGAACAGCGACCGTCGCGTGTGGCTCAGAGCGCGGCGCGGTACGCGGCCACGGTCCGGTCAGCGTACCGGGCCCACGTGAACTCGCGCGCGCGGGCCAACGCGCGGCGCGCCAGCTCCCGACGCGTTTCGCCGCTCCGGTACACGTCGAGGATCGCCTGCGCGAGCGCGTCCTGGTCGTACGGGTCGACCATCAGCCCCGCGTCGCCGACCACCTCGGGCAGCGAGGCGCGGTTCCCCGTGATCACCGGCGTCCCACACTGCATCGCCTCGAGCGGCGGCAGCCCGAAGCCCTCGTACAGCGACGGGTACACGAACGCCAGCGCGCCGCTGTAGAGCGGGGCCAGGTCCTCGTCGTCCACGTAGCCGGTGAGCACGACACGGTCGGCGACGTGGTCCAGCCGGTCCAACTCCTCGAAGATCGGTTCGTAGCCCCACCCCTTCGCGCCGGTGAGCACGAGGTGCAGATCGTCGAGCCGCTCGGCGCGCACGAGGTCGGCGAACGCCCGGATGAGGCGCGGGATGTTCTTGTGCGGCGCGAGCGTCCCGACCGTCAGGATGTACGGCGCGTCCGGCACGCCGTACTTGGCGCGCACCGCGGCCACACGGTCCGCGTCGTCGCAGGGGTAAAAGCGCTCCGGGTCGGCCGCGAGCGGCGTGACGCGCACGTGTTCCGGCGTGACGGCCGGGTACGCGTTCAGCAGGTCGCGCCGTGTGTGCTCGGAAACCGCGAGCACATGGTCCTCCGGACGGATGCTGCCGAGGACGCCGCGTATGAAGCCGTCGCCGCCCGACGAGGCGACGGCCTCGGGGAGGAGTTGGGGGAGGAGTTGTGGGATGAGGTCGTGGACGGTCAGGAAGTACCGGACGCGGCGCGCGCGCTGTGCGGCATCCGGGAGTGCGTAGAACGGCGAGTGGAAGACGTCGGCCCGCGCGTGGGTGCTCCGGCCGATCTTGTGCACGAGCACGTCCAACGCCCGGTTCGCGTCCCCGGCGACCCGGCTGGCGACCCGCACGGGCAGCGCGCCGGTCGGGCGCGCGCCGGCGCGGTCGTGCGCCGCGATCGCCTGCTTGCGCAGCCGCAGCCCGAACCGCACGCGCCCGGCGACCGGGAACCGGAGCCTGCGCAACTCGGGGTGCGTCTCCACGTACTCGAGCGCGGGTTCCCAGTACGTCTGCGCGCCGAGGGCGAGCTGAACGCCCGGTACCGCGGACACTCGCCGGACGGTCTGCTCGACGACCCGGTAGATCCCGCTGCGCAGCAGCGAGCGTGGCTCTCCGTCCTGGACCCGGCCGAGCAGCGACACATCGAGCAGGACGCGAACGGGGTCGTGCGGTCGCCGGGGCAAAACGTCAACGTTCGGGTTCAGAGGCCGGCGTGCGGATACGCGCGCCGGCCAGCGGTCCCGAACAAATAAACGCCCGGCGCCTCGCCCGCGAACCGGCCGGGGGACGACGGTCAGCGCGGCCGACCCACCCTCCCCCGGCGCACGCCCCCGCTCAGCGCGCCGTGGCCAGGTCGCGCACCGCGCCCGCCAGCGTCCGCACCTTCGCCGCGTCTCCCGCCCCCGCGGCATCGCCGTCCAACTGCGCCGCCAGCCGCGTCAGCGCGGTCCGCCGCCCCGCGCCCGACGCCTGCTCGGCGCCCGCGAGCGCCTGCCGCGCCGCGCTCACCTGCCCGGCCGCCAGGCCCTGCGACCGCTCGAGCTGGTCGACGTAGGCGCGCGCGAGCGCGAAGCTCGCCGGCCACGTGTACCGCGGCTGGTCCTGCACGTTCAGGTGGTCCAGGCGGACCGACTTCGCCGCGTCGATCTCGTTCTGCGAGAGCAGCGCGCTCGGCGCGAGCTCCAGCACGTCGAGCCCGCGCGCGATCTCGGAGCTCACGATCACGCCGTTGTACCAGTACGCCGACCACGTGCCCCCCATCGCCATGCGCGTGGAGTCGACCGGGCCGCGGTCGAAGAAGGCGATCTCGCGCGGGTGCTGCGCGTCGGTCCAGTCGAACACCGAGATGCCGCCCTGGTACCACGACTGCACCATCACGTCGCGCCCCGGGATCGGGATCAGCGAGCCGTTGTGGGCGACGCAGTTCTCCTGCGGGGTCTGCGGCGCCGACATCTTGTAGTAGCTCTGGAACTGCAGCTGGTGGTTCGCGATCGTGAAGATCGCGTCCGCCCCCCAGTCGTGCGGGTCGCTCGCGCGGCACTTCGGCTGCCCGCCGCCGCCCCACTCGTCGCTGAACAACATCTTCGTGCCGTCGTTGTTGAACGTCGCCGAGTGCCAGTACGAGAAGTTCGAGTCGGACACCGCGGCGAGGCGCGTCGGGTGCGCCGGGTCGTGGATGTCGAGCAGCAGGCCGTAGCCCTCGCACGCGCCGCCCGCGAGGCCGATTGCCGGGTAGAGCGTGATGTCGTGACACGACGTCACCCCCGGGTGCGAGGCGTTCGCGGCCTGACGGTCGCCCATGCGCCGCGCGATCATGGCCGGAATCGCCGCCCGCACCGCGGCGCTGTCAGCGCCCGTCGCCGCGCCGGTCCCGCCCCGCGCCTTGACGACGCTGTCCAGCATGGGCTGCACGAACATCGGGGGCAGCACCATCTCCTGGCCCATGATGTTCGCGATGAACGCCCCCCGGGCGCGCGCCGCGGCCACCTCGGCCTGGTCGTCCGGGGCGGCACCGTGCGCGGTCGGCGGGGCCTT is drawn from Gemmatimonadetes bacterium T265 and contains these coding sequences:
- a CDS encoding 1-phosphofructokinase, which gives rise to MTPRGAAAHPEVVTVTPNPALDWALAVPDFMPGAVNRVTAERLTAGGKGINVAAALAGYGHRVAVTGLLGDANAGEFDALFARAGIRDECVRVRGNTRVAIKITDPTRRQTTDVNAAGPPATADDLARLLARVAALAAAPTPWFVLAGSLPPGVPPTLYRDLVRTLTAAGHSVVLDASGDALRHALDALPAEVAAHPAPTVLKPNVHELEALVGRPLPTRDAVAAVARAYLARGVELVAVSLGEDGALFVGRDAIVLARPPQVAVRTTVGAGDAMVAGILAGRLRGLPFDEVARLATAFAVHAIADVEPGASPAAAIDALRDRVEVRDLG